Proteins co-encoded in one Afipia sp. P52-10 genomic window:
- a CDS encoding neutral zinc metallopeptidase codes for MRYDDFRRSDNIDDRRDDSGGFGGGGGGFGIPIGGGGGLGIGTILVLGLIGWAVGIDPRILIGGAEILSGGGGAPSIQMDRPSQTSAKRGVPQDEMGSFISGVLGEIDDRWTEIFQAAGQQYTGPRVVLFRNATNGGRCGMAQSAMGPFYCPPDQQIFLDTNFFREVETRFRGCSGKACQFTAAYIIAHEAGHHVQNKLGILSRVQRLQQQAGSRAEANALQVRVELQADCLSGVWVNKEKQKRPNFLEEGDIDAALQTASAIGDDTLQRKAQGRVVPDSFTHGSAEQRRRWFMIGYQQGSVQACNTFAPGVNL; via the coding sequence ATGCGCTACGATGACTTTCGTCGCAGCGACAACATTGACGACCGGCGCGACGACAGCGGCGGGTTTGGCGGTGGCGGCGGCGGTTTCGGTATCCCGATTGGCGGTGGCGGCGGGCTCGGCATCGGCACGATCCTGGTGCTCGGCCTGATCGGCTGGGCGGTCGGCATCGATCCGCGCATCCTGATAGGCGGTGCCGAAATCTTGTCGGGTGGGGGTGGCGCGCCGTCCATTCAGATGGATCGTCCGTCGCAGACGAGCGCCAAGCGCGGCGTTCCGCAAGACGAGATGGGCAGCTTCATCTCCGGTGTGCTCGGCGAAATCGATGATCGCTGGACGGAGATCTTCCAGGCGGCCGGCCAGCAGTATACCGGCCCGCGCGTCGTGCTGTTCCGCAACGCGACCAACGGTGGCCGCTGCGGCATGGCGCAGAGCGCGATGGGGCCGTTCTATTGTCCTCCGGATCAGCAGATATTCCTCGACACCAATTTCTTCCGTGAGGTCGAGACGCGTTTCCGCGGCTGCTCGGGCAAGGCTTGCCAGTTCACCGCCGCCTACATCATCGCGCATGAGGCGGGACACCACGTTCAGAACAAGCTCGGCATCCTCTCGCGCGTGCAGCGCCTGCAGCAGCAGGCCGGCAGCCGGGCGGAGGCGAACGCGCTGCAGGTGCGTGTCGAACTGCAGGCGGATTGCCTGTCCGGTGTCTGGGTCAACAAGGAGAAGCAGAAGCGGCCGAACTTCCTCGAGGAAGGTGACATCGATGCTGCGCTGCAGACTGCGTCGGCGATCGGCGACGATACCTTGCAGCGCAAGGCGCAAGGACGCGTGGTGCCGGACTCGTTCACTCACGGTTCGGCGGAGCAGCGCCGCCGCTGGTTCATGATCGGCTATCAGCAGGGCTCGGTGCAGGCCTGCAACACCTTCGCGCCCGGCGTGAACCTATAG
- the moaB gene encoding molybdenum cofactor biosynthesis protein B produces MSADQARAFVPLNIAVLTVSDTRALDDDKSGSTLAERLTAAGHRLATRNIVPDDVERIRSQVQIWIADPNIDVVITTGGTGFTGRDVTPEAIEPLFEKRMDGFSIAFHMLSHAKIGTSTIQSRATAGVAGSTYIFCLPGSPGACRDGWDGILAAQLDYRTRPCNFVEIMPRLDEHLRRDKAKGATL; encoded by the coding sequence ATGTCAGCAGATCAGGCCCGTGCGTTCGTTCCGCTCAACATCGCGGTGTTGACCGTCTCCGACACCCGGGCATTGGACGATGACAAGTCGGGTAGCACGCTGGCGGAGCGGCTGACGGCAGCGGGGCATCGTCTCGCCACCCGCAACATCGTGCCGGACGACGTCGAACGCATCCGCAGCCAAGTCCAGATCTGGATCGCCGATCCGAACATCGACGTGGTGATTACCACCGGCGGCACTGGCTTCACCGGTCGCGATGTCACGCCGGAGGCCATCGAGCCTTTGTTCGAAAAGCGGATGGACGGCTTCTCCATAGCCTTCCACATGCTGAGCCACGCCAAGATCGGCACCTCGACGATTCAGAGCCGGGCAACCGCGGGCGTCGCGGGCTCGACCTACATCTTCTGTCTGCCGGGTTCGCCTGGTGCCTGCCGTGACGGCTGGGACGGCATTCTCGCCGCCCAACTCGATTACCGCACGCGGCCCTGCAACTTCGTCGAGATCATGCCGCGGCTGGACGAGCACCTGCGCCGCGACAAGGCGAAGGGTGCCACGCTCTAA